A stretch of the Janthinobacterium sp. B9-8 genome encodes the following:
- a CDS encoding HAMP domain-containing sensor histidine kinase, whose product MRHKLYWQIYFTVVGSLVLFALLAGLLYQWHDDPPPRRLIHGTANLLAAALPPADRPISEQAAVFTQLTQEFDIPISLYAANGQMIASVGEPLELRRGKPRIFQLRLPDQRLILVGRPAHREKSPGLLAGFAMLALAIAIAAIPLARKLSRRLEALANQLDALGEGNFSVRLPVHGKDEVSRLSIRFNRAAEQIAELLNAHKNLLAHASHELRSPLARLQMAATLLGDHAPAHLQKELSQNISELNELVEEILLMSRLDARPESLQTQRLDLLELCQIEAAPFQASVAGPNTEIEADPRLLKRLIRNLLENANRYGAAPLSIRIDIEADWVRLNVCDQGAGIAAAAQPHIFEPFYRPPGTPEGKGGHGLGLALVKRIAEHHGGNVEYQSPASGGSCFKVSFKRSTQA is encoded by the coding sequence GTGCGGCATAAGCTTTACTGGCAGATTTACTTTACCGTTGTTGGCAGCCTGGTGTTATTTGCACTTCTGGCGGGGCTGCTTTATCAATGGCATGACGATCCGCCGCCCAGACGCTTAATCCATGGCACGGCTAATTTGCTGGCTGCGGCGCTTCCACCTGCTGATCGGCCCATTAGCGAGCAAGCTGCAGTTTTTACCCAGCTGACTCAGGAATTCGATATCCCTATCAGCCTTTATGCAGCGAACGGACAAATGATTGCCAGCGTAGGCGAGCCTTTGGAGTTAAGGCGAGGCAAGCCACGTATTTTTCAATTACGCCTGCCCGACCAGCGCCTGATTCTGGTTGGCCGCCCAGCACATCGTGAAAAAAGCCCCGGCCTATTGGCAGGCTTTGCCATGTTGGCACTGGCCATTGCCATTGCGGCGATTCCATTGGCGCGTAAGCTCAGCCGTCGTTTAGAGGCACTTGCCAATCAGCTTGATGCTTTAGGTGAAGGGAATTTTTCGGTGCGATTGCCTGTACATGGCAAAGATGAAGTATCGCGGCTATCGATTCGCTTTAACCGCGCCGCCGAGCAAATTGCCGAACTGCTGAACGCGCACAAAAATCTACTCGCTCACGCCTCGCATGAATTACGCTCGCCACTGGCCCGTTTGCAAATGGCCGCCACCCTGCTGGGCGATCATGCCCCTGCCCATTTGCAGAAAGAACTCAGCCAGAATATCAGCGAGCTGAATGAGCTGGTCGAAGAGATTCTGCTGATGAGCCGCCTTGATGCAAGGCCAGAAAGCCTGCAAACCCAGCGCCTTGATTTGCTTGAGCTGTGCCAGATTGAAGCCGCACCTTTTCAGGCCAGCGTAGCAGGCCCCAATACCGAGATCGAAGCTGACCCGCGACTCTTAAAACGCCTCATCCGTAATCTATTAGAAAACGCCAACCGCTATGGCGCGGCACCATTAAGCATTCGTATTGATATAGAGGCCGATTGGGTGCGGCTCAATGTGTGCGATCAAGGAGCAGGCATTGCAGCAGCAGCCCAGCCGCATATCTTCGAGCCATTTTACCGCCCACCCGGCACGCCCGAGGGCAAAGGCGGCCATGGCTTAGGGCTGGCGCTGGTTAAACGGATTGCCGAGCATCATGGTGGCAACGTTGAATATCAATCGCCAGCAAGCGGGGGCAGCTGTTTTAAAGTCAGCTTTAAAAGAAGCACTCAAGCTTAA
- a CDS encoding substrate-binding periplasmic protein yields the protein MNKAKFLGIGVLASLPVAAAQAEIVLRIGVNQQSSPPYIMGDSLQLQALPGIAIEQARAAATQCGVLPEIERYPPLRLLNSLKSNLIQGVLMLSYTEERAAFAVYPMRDELPDHSQRLTTLRYAFFVNRASKLVWDGKGLTGLQGKVGANMGWSVVKDLERLNIPYEEALSIENNFAKLTAGRIDAYATQQHLGDAFLEQNKKLKIQRLEPDISTKDYFLIFSKSFYAEHPKLAICIWKNIGDERDKLFKKRIPVYLREK from the coding sequence ATGAATAAAGCAAAATTTCTTGGAATAGGTGTCTTGGCGAGCTTGCCAGTGGCAGCAGCACAGGCAGAGATTGTGCTGCGTATCGGGGTGAATCAGCAATCATCTCCTCCTTATATTATGGGCGATAGTTTACAATTGCAGGCTTTGCCAGGGATTGCAATTGAGCAGGCACGTGCTGCAGCAACACAGTGTGGCGTTTTGCCAGAGATAGAACGCTATCCCCCTTTGCGATTACTGAATAGTTTAAAAAGTAATTTGATTCAAGGCGTGTTAATGCTCTCATATACGGAGGAGCGCGCCGCCTTTGCTGTTTATCCTATGCGCGATGAATTGCCCGATCATAGCCAGCGCTTAACGACTCTGCGCTATGCTTTTTTTGTAAACCGAGCATCGAAGCTGGTTTGGGATGGCAAGGGGTTGACGGGTTTGCAGGGCAAAGTGGGGGCAAATATGGGGTGGTCGGTTGTTAAAGATCTAGAGCGATTAAATATTCCCTATGAAGAGGCGCTTAGTATCGAAAATAACTTTGCCAAATTAACGGCAGGCCGTATTGATGCTTATGCGACGCAGCAACATCTGGGTGATGCTTTTTTAGAGCAGAATAAAAAATTAAAAATACAGCGCTTAGAGCCGGATATCAGCACAAAAGATTACTTTTTAATTTTTAGTAAATCTTTTTATGCCGAGCATCCCAAGCTGGCCATTTGTATCTGGAAAAATATTGGGGATGAGCGTGATAAGCTTTTTAAAAAGCGCATCCCTGTTTATTTACGCGAGAAGTGA
- a CDS encoding PEP-CTERM sorting domain-containing protein, with product MLKSSLLALTLVIATPSHAGLASGDMAFTTFNADEDGWAMATFVDIAANTKIYFTDNEWNGAGFNKGESFHEWLSGSASITAGTVIRFSATDDARKLSSSLGLFSRSNVSGSNNFGLSQSAETVYAYLGTSATAPTTFLAAISTGAFSSAEGGLTNTGLSTGNGAIQLRNGSDFAEYTGLRTGQAQMSDYKALVNNTGNWSDLGNGNFANLAANTGSFGKTITPVPEPETYALMGLGMIALLTRRRKLRV from the coding sequence ATGCTGAAATCCTCACTCCTTGCACTGACTTTAGTAATCGCTACCCCTAGCCATGCCGGCCTGGCTAGCGGCGATATGGCTTTCACTACCTTTAATGCTGATGAAGATGGCTGGGCCATGGCCACTTTTGTCGATATCGCAGCCAATACCAAAATCTATTTCACAGATAATGAATGGAATGGCGCAGGCTTTAATAAAGGCGAGAGTTTTCATGAATGGCTAAGCGGTTCTGCAAGCATCACTGCAGGCACGGTGATTCGCTTTAGTGCTACAGATGATGCACGCAAGCTCTCGTCTTCCTTAGGTTTATTCAGCCGCAGCAATGTATCTGGCAGCAATAACTTTGGGCTAAGCCAATCTGCCGAAACGGTTTATGCCTATCTCGGTACATCGGCCACTGCCCCCACTACTTTCCTAGCAGCGATTTCTACCGGCGCTTTCAGCAGTGCAGAAGGTGGCTTAACAAATACGGGCTTATCGACTGGCAATGGCGCAATCCAGCTGAGAAATGGTTCTGATTTCGCGGAATACACCGGTTTACGCACTGGCCAAGCACAGATGAGCGATTACAAAGCGCTGGTCAATAACACAGGCAACTGGTCTGATCTAGGCAATGGCAACTTTGCCAATCTGGCCGCAAATACCGGCTCTTTCGGTAAAACTATCACCCCCGTACCAGAGCCTGAAACCTACGCGCTGATGGGGCTGGGCATGATTGCCTTGCTCACGCGCCGCCGTAAGCTGCGAGTGTAA
- the glgA gene encoding glycogen synthase GlgA: MRVLHVCAELFPLLKTGGLADVAGALPLALGYLGCDVRVLLPGFPAILAGLNIDGEVAAVNSMAGPIRILFGHTASGIAVYVIDAPHCFDRPGSPYLDVGQQPYSDNHLRFALLGWVAAQLASGLDPYWRAELVHAHDWHAGLVSAYLVAAGRPAKSVFTVHNLAYQGVFPASAFASLELPPEFFSLEGIEFHGKISFMKAGLYFCDHISTVSPRYASEITHDEQGCGLDGLLRTRKADLTGILNGVDDQVWNPTLDPLIAANYSVEKMQGKAKCKQDMQMRMGLEPSSDQPLFAVVSRLTEQKGLHLVLAALDEITQRGGQFVLLGGGDAALEDAFKAAAAAHPAQIAVQIGYDEDCSHRIMAAADVLLVPSRFEPCGLTQLYGLKYGALPLVRRVGGLADTVIDCSLENLEDASATGFVFDDFNVAALTRALRRAFILWHRPKDWKATRRSAMQADFGWSAAAAQYVALYEKLMNE, encoded by the coding sequence ATGCGCGTGTTACATGTTTGTGCCGAGCTGTTTCCGCTGTTAAAAACCGGTGGGCTGGCTGATGTGGCGGGGGCTTTGCCCTTGGCGCTGGGGTATTTGGGATGTGATGTGCGCGTGCTCTTGCCTGGCTTTCCGGCGATTCTGGCTGGGCTCAATATTGATGGCGAAGTGGCCGCCGTGAATAGCATGGCGGGGCCGATTAGAATTTTATTTGGTCATACCGCCAGCGGCATTGCCGTGTATGTGATCGACGCTCCGCATTGCTTTGATCGACCCGGCAGCCCTTACCTCGATGTGGGCCAGCAGCCTTATAGCGATAATCATCTGCGTTTTGCCCTATTGGGCTGGGTGGCGGCACAGCTTGCCAGTGGCTTAGATCCTTATTGGCGGGCAGAGCTGGTGCATGCCCACGATTGGCATGCGGGCCTTGTGTCCGCTTATTTAGTGGCTGCGGGCCGGCCTGCAAAAAGCGTGTTTACGGTGCATAACTTAGCCTATCAGGGCGTGTTTCCGGCCTCGGCCTTTGCCAGCTTAGAATTACCGCCTGAATTTTTTTCGCTGGAAGGCATCGAGTTTCACGGCAAGATTTCTTTTATGAAAGCAGGGCTGTATTTTTGCGACCATATCAGCACTGTATCTCCACGCTACGCCAGCGAAATTACCCACGACGAGCAGGGCTGCGGCCTTGATGGCCTGCTCAGAACCCGAAAAGCAGATCTGACAGGCATTCTGAATGGCGTAGACGATCAGGTCTGGAACCCGACTCTCGACCCACTGATCGCCGCTAATTACAGCGTGGAAAAAATGCAGGGCAAGGCTAAGTGCAAGCAAGATATGCAAATGCGCATGGGCTTAGAGCCAAGCAGCGATCAGCCGCTCTTTGCTGTAGTCAGCCGCCTTACCGAGCAAAAAGGCCTGCATCTGGTGCTGGCCGCGCTGGATGAAATCACCCAGCGTGGCGGGCAGTTTGTGCTGTTAGGCGGTGGGGACGCGGCCTTGGAAGATGCATTTAAAGCCGCTGCCGCAGCTCATCCTGCGCAAATTGCCGTGCAAATTGGCTACGACGAAGATTGCTCGCACCGCATCATGGCCGCCGCCGATGTGCTACTCGTGCCCAGCCGTTTTGAGCCCTGCGGCCTTACCCAGCTCTACGGCCTGAAATACGGCGCTTTGCCGCTAGTGCGCCGGGTTGGTGGCCTTGCCGACACTGTGATTGATTGCAGCTTGGAAAACTTAGAAGACGCCAGCGCCACCGGCTTTGTCTTCGACGATTTTAATGTAGCCGCCCTGACCCGCGCTCTGCGCCGCGCCTTTATCCTTTGGCATCGCCCTAAAGACTGGAAAGCCACCCGCCGTAGCGCCATGCAGGCCGATTTTGGCTGGAGCGCAGCAGCCGCGCAGTATGTGGCTTTGTATGAAAAGTTGATGAATGAATGA
- a CDS encoding chorismate--pyruvate lyase family protein produces the protein MSLPQYWRTPLCLAPRPLHPWLTERGSLTAMLMAHFPEISVQVIFQGWQQAHWDEAACLSRTANRQNMACREVVLKSKRTSLVYAHSITTPAALHKGFHLFGRSGSRPLGALLFADPTICRSDLSWCCIDPRHPLWQKAQAAVGSLPKKLWARRSIFYAGHDKLLVTEVFLPALLDSA, from the coding sequence ATGTCTTTGCCGCAATACTGGCGCACCCCGCTCTGCCTTGCTCCCCGCCCTTTACACCCCTGGCTTACCGAACGCGGCTCTCTTACCGCCATGCTGATGGCGCATTTTCCTGAGATCTCGGTACAAGTGATCTTTCAAGGCTGGCAACAAGCGCATTGGGATGAAGCAGCTTGCTTAAGTAGAACAGCCAACAGACAAAATATGGCCTGCCGCGAAGTCGTCTTAAAAAGCAAACGCACCTCGCTGGTTTACGCACATAGCATCACCACGCCTGCCGCCTTACATAAAGGCTTCCATCTATTTGGCCGTAGTGGCAGCCGCCCGCTAGGTGCCTTGCTATTTGCTGACCCCACTATCTGCCGCTCTGACCTTAGCTGGTGTTGCATCGATCCACGCCATCCACTCTGGCAAAAAGCTCAGGCCGCCGTGGGATCATTACCAAAGAAACTATGGGCAAGGCGCTCGATATTTTATGCAGGCCACGACAAACTACTGGTCACCGAAGTATTTTTGCCTGCACTATTAGACAGCGCTTAA
- a CDS encoding NUDIX domain-containing protein, with translation MQKDQHLIEEKISSERVFDGALLHINRDTVRLPDGSHATREYVIHPGAVMIIPVLPDGKLLMERQYRYPMHRVYLEFPAGKLDAGEDALACGKRELLEETGYTAQEWQKLGVHHPIISYTNEEIHFYLAQNLTAGKPQLDEGEFVECVAVSLDDLIAGVLDGSITDGKTVSGIFWAEKMLRG, from the coding sequence ATGCAAAAAGATCAACATTTAATCGAAGAAAAAATCAGTAGCGAGCGGGTGTTTGATGGCGCGCTCTTGCATATCAATCGCGATACCGTGCGCCTGCCCGATGGTAGCCATGCCACGCGTGAATATGTGATCCACCCCGGTGCGGTGATGATTATTCCGGTGCTGCCCGATGGCAAACTTTTGATGGAGCGGCAATATCGCTACCCTATGCACCGCGTGTATCTGGAGTTCCCCGCTGGCAAGCTTGATGCCGGTGAAGATGCACTGGCTTGCGGCAAGCGCGAATTATTGGAAGAAACCGGCTATACCGCGCAAGAATGGCAAAAGCTAGGTGTTCACCATCCCATCATTAGCTATACAAATGAAGAAATTCATTTTTATTTGGCGCAAAATCTCACGGCGGGCAAGCCTCAGCTCGACGAAGGCGAGTTTGTAGAATGCGTAGCGGTGAGCCTCGATGATCTAATTGCAGGTGTGCTGGATGGATCGATTACTGATGGTAAAACGGTTAGTGGGATTTTCTGGGCAGAGAAGATGCTGCGTGGCTGA
- a CDS encoding glycogen/starch/alpha-glucan phosphorylase codes for MTVSFEYDSPGNDSDALKHAIANKLVFFIGKDPIVAQPKDWLNATFLAVRDRLVERWMRTTRAQYSQDLKRVYYLSMEFLIGRALSNALLALELFEPVKAALDEMGVDLNEILDYEPDAALGNGGLGRLAACFLDSMATMGVPGFAYGIRYDFGMFKQRIIDGQQVEAPDTWLSALNVWEFPRDEIQYVVQFGGRIETRGNVVHWLDTQDVLAMAYDYIIPGYQTTATNTLRLWSARASRSINLHMFNQGDYFAAVEEKNHSENVSRVLYPDDSTQHGKELRLRQEYFFVSASLQDIVHRYLFTHEDFNQLSDKTAIHLNDTHPVLAVPELMRILIDEYHLDWGTAWGYTQKIFSYTNHTLMSEALETWPVEMFSHWLPRHLKIIFEINERFLAEVKQRFADDADLIRRVSLVDESGERKIRMAYIAVVASHKVNGVSALHSQLMKSTIFADFARIYPERFTNVTNGITPRRWLAQANRPLAALIDEKIGRTWRVNLDELAELKPLAEDEGFIGDFMVAKRANKERLVRYIATHLGGIVSPDALFDIQVKRIHEYKRQLLNVLHVITRYNFILKNPDAAIVPRVVVFAGKAASAYKMAKLLIRLINDVGAKINHDARVGDKLKVVFIPNYSVSLAEIIIPAADLSEQISTAGTEASGTGNMKFALNGALTIGTLDGANIEISQAVGADNIFIFGNNSDDVQRLRQESYDPRAIYETDPVLHEVLNQIASGFFSADEPERYRVIFDLLVNWGDHYQLLADFADYVKVQGKVDALYLKPLEWHKKALLNVAGMGRFSSDRSISEYARKIWNSSSVKL; via the coding sequence ATGACGGTTTCTTTTGAATACGATTCTCCCGGTAATGATAGCGATGCTTTAAAGCATGCCATTGCCAATAAGCTGGTGTTTTTTATTGGCAAAGACCCGATTGTGGCTCAGCCTAAAGACTGGTTGAATGCGACTTTTTTGGCGGTAAGGGATAGGCTGGTAGAGCGCTGGATGCGCACCACACGGGCGCAGTATTCTCAGGATTTAAAGCGGGTTTATTATTTATCAATGGAGTTTTTAATTGGCCGCGCTTTATCCAATGCGCTATTGGCGCTGGAATTATTCGAGCCGGTGAAAGCGGCGCTTGATGAAATGGGTGTGGATTTAAATGAGATTCTGGATTACGAGCCTGATGCGGCGTTGGGTAATGGCGGCTTGGGGCGTTTGGCCGCGTGTTTTTTAGATTCAATGGCCACAATGGGCGTGCCGGGGTTTGCCTATGGCATACGTTATGATTTTGGAATGTTTAAGCAGCGCATTATTGATGGCCAGCAGGTTGAAGCACCAGATACCTGGTTGTCTGCTTTAAATGTATGGGAATTCCCAAGGGATGAAATTCAATATGTAGTGCAATTTGGCGGGCGAATAGAAACAAGAGGTAATGTGGTGCATTGGCTGGATACGCAAGATGTATTGGCGATGGCTTATGATTATATTATTCCCGGCTATCAAACGACGGCTACCAATACGCTTAGGCTTTGGTCGGCGAGGGCTTCACGCAGTATTAATTTACATATGTTTAATCAGGGTGATTATTTTGCAGCGGTAGAAGAAAAAAATCATAGCGAAAATGTATCCAGAGTTTTATATCCTGACGATTCTACCCAGCATGGCAAAGAGCTTAGATTGCGGCAGGAGTATTTTTTTGTTTCGGCTTCTTTGCAAGATATTGTGCATCGCTATTTATTTACCCATGAAGATTTTAATCAACTTAGCGATAAAACTGCCATTCATTTAAACGATACCCATCCTGTATTGGCTGTGCCAGAATTAATGCGTATTTTAATTGATGAATATCACTTGGATTGGGGCACGGCTTGGGGATATACACAGAAAATTTTTTCTTATACCAATCATACTTTAATGAGCGAGGCGCTGGAAACCTGGCCGGTAGAGATGTTTAGCCATTGGCTGCCCCGACATCTAAAAATTATTTTTGAGATTAATGAGCGCTTTCTCGCTGAGGTTAAACAGCGCTTTGCGGATGATGCAGATTTGATTCGCCGCGTTTCTTTGGTGGATGAATCAGGCGAGCGAAAAATTCGTATGGCTTATATTGCTGTAGTGGCTAGCCATAAAGTGAATGGTGTTTCGGCACTGCATTCTCAATTAATGAAATCGACCATCTTTGCTGATTTTGCGCGGATTTATCCAGAGCGCTTTACCAATGTGACCAATGGCATTACGCCAAGGCGTTGGCTAGCTCAAGCCAATCGGCCTTTAGCTGCCTTGATTGACGAAAAAATAGGCAGAACATGGCGGGTTAACCTAGATGAATTGGCCGAGCTAAAGCCCTTGGCTGAAGATGAGGGTTTTATTGGCGATTTTATGGTGGCTAAGCGGGCCAATAAAGAGCGCTTAGTACGCTATATCGCTACGCATCTCGGTGGTATTGTTTCACCTGACGCTTTATTTGATATACAGGTAAAGCGCATTCATGAATATAAACGGCAATTGCTTAATGTATTGCATGTGATTACCCGCTATAACTTTATTCTAAAAAATCCAGATGCCGCTATTGTGCCAAGAGTGGTTGTTTTTGCAGGGAAAGCCGCATCGGCTTATAAAATGGCCAAATTATTAATTCGCCTGATTAATGATGTGGGCGCTAAAATTAATCACGATGCCAGAGTGGGCGATAAGCTGAAAGTGGTGTTTATTCCTAATTACAGCGTGAGCCTTGCTGAGATCATTATCCCCGCTGCAGATTTATCCGAGCAGATTTCGACCGCAGGTACTGAGGCATCGGGCACAGGAAATATGAAATTTGCATTAAATGGCGCATTAACGATTGGTACTTTGGATGGTGCAAATATAGAAATTAGCCAAGCGGTGGGCGCAGATAATATTTTTATATTTGGTAATAATAGCGACGATGTGCAGCGCCTGCGGCAAGAATCGTACGACCCCCGTGCGATTTATGAGACCGATCCAGTCTTGCATGAAGTATTAAATCAAATAGCATCCGGCTTTTTTAGTGCCGATGAGCCAGAGCGCTATCGAGTTATCTTTGATTTACTGGTCAATTGGGGCGACCATTATCAATTATTGGCAGATTTTGCAGATTATGTAAAAGTGCAGGGCAAAGTGGATGCGCTGTATCTAAAGCCATTGGAGTGGCATAAAAAAGCCCTGCTGAATGTGGCCGGAATGGGGCGCTTTTCATCGGACCGCAGCATCAGCGAATATGCGCGTAAAATCTGGAATAGCAGCAGTGTTAAATTGTAA
- the ubiA gene encoding 4-hydroxybenzoate octaprenyltransferase produces the protein MLSRLPAFARLMRIDKPIGTLLLLWPTLWGLWFASNGRPDPMLLLIFCLGTFLMRAAGCVINDYCDRDFDGHVERTHARPLVSGEIKPKEALLLAAALALTAFLLVLPLNRLTLLLSIPAVFLAGSYPLTKRFLALPQAYLGIAFGFGIPMAFAAQTGDVPAFAWILLLANILWTIAYDTEYAMVDRPDDLKIGIKTSAITFGRFDVIAIMLCFTGFIALMAWLGIESQRGVIYFISLLISAGLALQQYSQIIAREPADCFKAFLSNNRIGAVIFMGLVLDYGLSH, from the coding sequence ATGCTATCCCGACTTCCTGCTTTCGCCCGCCTGATGCGTATCGACAAACCCATCGGCACTTTATTGCTGCTCTGGCCAACATTATGGGGGCTATGGTTTGCCAGCAATGGCCGCCCCGACCCGATGCTGCTGCTGATTTTTTGCCTAGGCACCTTTTTAATGCGCGCCGCTGGCTGCGTGATTAACGACTATTGCGACCGAGATTTTGATGGCCATGTAGAGCGCACCCATGCTCGGCCCTTAGTCTCTGGCGAAATCAAACCTAAGGAAGCGCTATTGCTGGCGGCTGCCTTAGCACTCACCGCATTTTTACTGGTGCTGCCTTTAAACCGGCTGACGCTACTCCTCTCTATCCCCGCCGTATTTCTAGCGGGCTCTTACCCACTCACCAAACGTTTTCTAGCCTTACCGCAAGCCTATTTAGGCATCGCCTTTGGCTTTGGCATCCCTATGGCCTTTGCCGCCCAAACGGGTGACGTGCCCGCTTTTGCCTGGATCTTACTGCTGGCCAATATTTTATGGACCATCGCTTACGATACCGAATACGCCATGGTCGATCGGCCTGACGATTTAAAAATCGGCATTAAAACCTCGGCCATCACCTTTGGCCGCTTTGACGTGATCGCCATCATGCTCTGCTTCACAGGTTTTATCGCCCTGATGGCATGGCTAGGCATAGAGAGCCAGCGCGGCGTGATTTATTTTATTTCCCTGCTCATCTCAGCAGGCTTAGCACTCCAGCAATACAGCCAGATCATCGCCCGCGAACCAGCAGATTGCTTTAAGGCTTTTTTAAGTAACAACCGAATTGGCGCGGTGATTTTTATGGGCTTGGTTTTAGATTATGGGCTTAGCCACTGA
- a CDS encoding GNAT family N-acetyltransferase has product MNIVAMTPELFSQFWSVFSAIIQAEETYAFDPDLNEQQAFELWCTLPAETYAAVEDGVVLGSYYIKANASGPGAHVSNCGYMVADAARGKGVAKALCQHSQQRALALGFKAMQFNAVVSSNTVAVALWQKLGFEVVGRVPKAYRHKQLGFVDTLVMYQWLAAD; this is encoded by the coding sequence ATGAATATAGTTGCAATGACCCCCGAATTGTTCTCTCAGTTTTGGTCTGTATTTTCTGCAATTATTCAAGCAGAAGAAACCTATGCATTTGACCCTGATTTAAACGAGCAGCAAGCATTTGAGCTGTGGTGCACACTGCCTGCCGAAACCTATGCAGCGGTGGAAGATGGCGTGGTGCTTGGCTCTTATTATATTAAAGCCAATGCCAGCGGACCGGGCGCACATGTAAGCAATTGCGGCTATATGGTGGCAGATGCCGCCAGAGGCAAAGGCGTGGCCAAAGCGCTGTGCCAGCATTCACAGCAGCGTGCTTTGGCGCTGGGTTTTAAGGCCATGCAATTTAATGCCGTGGTTTCAAGCAATACTGTGGCAGTGGCGTTGTGGCAAAAGCTGGGTTTTGAAGTGGTGGGCAGGGTGCCTAAAGCTTACCGGCATAAGCAGCTGGGTTTTGTGGATACGCTGGTGATGTATCAATGGCTGGCTGCGGATTGA